The DNA region TTTTTTAACCACATCCATCAGCATGGCTATCCCCTGCATTGGCATGCCCATTCCATTTACTATGGTTATGCCCAATCCGGTTTTAGCATCCGCGCTGGTAGAGTCTATCTTTGCCGCATGGGTATAGGCCGTGTTGGCTTTTTGTAACAATGCAGGCTGCAATAAACTGTCACGGGTATTGTCAAAAGCTTTTAAGAACCGGTCGCCGGTTACCAGCCAGTTATTTAAGCTCTGCTCCTTTTCTGCTACGATCTCTAAATACAGTGCGCTGGGAACAGCTTGTTCCACATCGTCCCATTTTTGGGCCAGTAATTTCGCCGCTTCAGCTTTTTTAGCTTCCGGAGCCGATTTAAAGGCGTTTTCCAATGAAGTGATCTCGGCAGAGAGGTTTGCACTCAGTAAATTCTTGCCAGTAGTTGAAACCTCATTTAAATTAATAGCTGCTGTTTCAGTGGCGGCCATCTGACCACCAGCAGGAACAGCAGCTTTAGGCTCTTCTTTTGGCTTCACCAAACCTTTAATATCCCTTGTAAACAAAAATGCAACGAGCAAAACCATTGCACTTATTAAAATAATTTGTTTAGAACGGATACTGTTTATCATGGCTATTAAGCTTCTACACTAAGTTTTTTAGAGTTGTTTTTTACCTTGTCAACAAAAACCTTTGCTGGTTTAAAACTTGGTACAAAGTGCTCAGGGATGATGATCGCTGTATTTTTAGAAATATTTCTTGCAGTTTTTTGTGCTCTCTTTTTTACAACAAAACTACCGAAACCTCTTACATATACATTTTCGCCACCGATCATACTGTTTTTGATGACCTTGAAAAATGCCTCAACGGTTTCTTGTACATCTACCTTTTCAATTCCTGTTTTCGTTGATATTTCTGAAATAATATCTGCCTTAGTCATATTTTTTGTTTTATTAATTTACTGTGTGTTGTATATTATAAATGTTTTGGGGTTGCAAAAGTATTGCTTTTTAATGAGATAGGAAAATAAAAGATGATTTATTTGTCAGTTCTTCCATCACCGTATTGCAAGTTTTACGAAAATCAAATATTTACCCCGTATTTTTACAGCCATGAGTTTTCAAACTGAAATCGTAAACTGGTACTTTAAAAATAAGCGGGCACTGCCCTGGAGGGACACTACAGATGCCTACGTGATCTGGTTATCTGAAGTGATCCTGCAGCAAACCCGGGTAGAACAAGGCTTGCCCTACTTTAATAATTTTTTACAAAACTATCCAACAGTTCAGGATTTTGCCGCTGCAACGGAAACACAGGTCCTGAAATTATGGCAGGGGCTGGGCTATTACTCCAGGGGGAGGAACATGCTTTTTACGGCAAAGCAGGTATGCGAGCTATACAACGGACAATTCCCAACCAGTTACAACGAACTGATCAAACTAAAAGGGGTGGGCGAGTACACTGCGGCTGCCATAGCCTCTTTTTCTTCAAACGAAGCCAGGGCGGTGTTGGATGGGAATGTATTCCGGGTATTGGCCCGGTATTTCGGGATAGCGGAACCCATCAATAGCACAGCAGGAAAGAAACAGTTCCTGGAACTGGCGCAATCGCTCATCGAAGGCCAGGAGGCTTCGGTGTACAACCAGGCCATTATGGAGTTTGGTGCAATGCAGTGTAAGCCCAAATCGCCCGCCTGCAACAACTGCCCATTGGAAAGAACCTGTTTTGCCCGTAAACATCAGCAGGTGGCCAGCCTCCCTGTTAAACTCAATAAGCTCAAAAAACGTACCCGGTATTTCAATTATTTCCTCTGTACAGATAGGGAAAACATCCTGGTTAAGAAACGGAACCCGGGCGATATCTGGCAGGAACTTTACGATTTTCCGCTGATTGAAACGGATAAAAATTACCTGGAAGACCAGGAGCAATTTAGCCATATGCTCAAAAAAGCCTTTGGTAACGACTGTAAAATCACCGCTTTATCGCAGCAGAAGCATTTATTAACACACCAAACTATATATGTTCAATTTTTTGGTTTAGATAATTATATCATTAACTTTAATCAGAATGCAGAAATAAAATGGGTCTCATTGCAGGAGTTTGACGAATTGCCGCAACCTAAAGTGATCTCCAGTTTTGTAGCTAAGCATCTTATTACATAGAAAAACCAAAGTTCATGTCAGGTATTAACAAAGTTATTTTAGTCGGACATTTAGGCAAAGATCCTGAAGTCAGGCATTTAGACGGAGGTGTAACTGTAGCCAGTTTTCCACTGGCAACCTCAGAAACCTATAATAAAGACGGCAAGCGCGTAGAGCAAACAGAGTGGCACAATATCGTTTTGTGGAGAGGCCTGGCAGAAGTTGCCTCCAAGTATTTGCAAAAAGGTAAACTGGTGTATATCGAGGGTAAATTGCGTACACGCTCCTTTGAAGACCGGGAAAAAGTAAAGAAGTATGTTACTGAAGTGGTGGCAGAGAATTTTACTATACTGGGCAGGAAAAGCGATTTTGAGCAAACAGCGGTAAGCAGTGAAAATGCAGCCGCGCCAAAAAGCGAAACGGAATACCCAGATCTTACAGATCCTTCGGGCGATTTGCCCTTTTAAATAAAAAGGGTGCTTTTAAGCACCCTTTTTATTTTATTCTACCGTTACCGACTTGGCCAGGTTCCTTGGCTGGTCTACATTGCAGCCTCTCAAAACCGCTATATGATACGATAGCAATTGCAGTGGTATGGTTGCCAGTAAAGGCAAAAATGCCTCACTTGCATCCGGTATCTCTATGCAATAATCGGCCATTTTTCTAACCTCAATATCACCTTCGGTTACAATAGCCAGTACAATCCCTTTCCGGGCTTTCACTTCCTGGATATTGCTGATCACTTTCTCGTAGGAAGAGTTCTTGGTGGCGATCACCACAACTGGCATTTCTTCATCAATTAAAGCGATGGGGCCGTGTTTCATCTCGGCAGCAGGATAGCCCTCTGCATGGATGTAAGAAATCTCCTTCAGCTTTAAAGCCCCTTCCAGCGCTACAGGGAAACCGCTTCCCCTGCCCAGGAACAGGCAGTTCCGGGAGTCCTTGAATTTCTCAGAAATTTCCTTGATCATCTCATTCGACTCCAGTGCCATCTGGATCTTCTCCGGAATGCAATCCAGTTCAGTTAACAGTTCCACCAGTTTGGAATGGGTTAATGTTCCTTTTTGCTGTGCCATGTAAAAGGCCATTAGCGTAAGTACCGTAACCTGTGCGGTAAAGGCTTTGGTAGAGGCAACCCCGATTTCCGGCCCGGCATGGGTGTATACACCCGCATGGGTAAGCCTTGGAATGGATGCACCCACCACGTTGCAGACCCCAAAAATGGTGGCACCTTTTTCCTTGGCCATTTCTATGGCGGCCATTGTATCCGCTGTCTCACCAGATTGGGAAATGGCGATAACTACATCTTTCTCGGTAATGATCGGATTGCGGTACCTGAACTCTGAGGCATATTCAACCTCAACCGGGATGCGCGCATATTCTTCAATCAGGTACTCGCCCACCAGTCCGGCATGCCAGGACGTGCCGCATGCCACAATGATAATGCGGTCTATGTTCTTTAATTTATCGGCATATTCTTTTATTCCGCCAAGCTGCACCTTGCCCTCGTTCGGATAAATACGGCCCCGCATACAATCTCTTATCGAGCGTGCCTGCTCAAAGATCTCTTTCAGCATAAAATGCTCATAGCCGCCTTTTTCCAGCATCTCCAGCTTCAGTTCCAGCTCCTGGATATACGGACTCTGAACTACATTGTCCAAACGCTTGATCAGCAACTCATCGCGTTTTAAAAATGCGATCTCATTGTCGTTCAGGTAAATTACATTTTTAGTATATTCTACAATAGGGGTAGCGTCTGAGGCAATAAAATACTCCCCGTCGCCAACACCAATCACCATCGGGCTTCCTTTCCGGGCTGCAATCAGCTGGCCAGGTTGTTCTTCATCCATCACTACAATGGCATAGGCCCCGCTTACTTCATTTAAAGCAAGTCTAACCGCCTCTAAAAGATCAGTGTTGTCGTTTTTATAGATTTCTTCAATCAGGTGTACCAGTACTTCCGTGTCTGTATCGCTTTTAAACTCATGGCCACGCGTCAGCAGTTCTTCCTTAAGCGTTGCATAGTTCTCGATGATCCCGTTGTGGATGATGCTCAGCTTGCCATTGTTTGAAGTATGCGGGTGGGAATTCCTGTCGGAGGGTGCACCGTGTGTTGCCCATCTGGTATGGCCAATCCCGATCGATCCTGAAAGGTTTTTCCCGGCAGCAAAATTTTCCAGTTCCTGTACTTTTCCTGCCTTTTTATAGATATTTAATCCCGAATCGTTAATCAAAGCAATACCGGCACTGTCATAGCCACGGTATTCTAATCTCTTTAGTCCTTTAATAACAATGGGCCAGGCTTCTCTATGGCCTAT from Pedobacter africanus includes:
- a CDS encoding single-stranded DNA-binding protein; the protein is MSGINKVILVGHLGKDPEVRHLDGGVTVASFPLATSETYNKDGKRVEQTEWHNIVLWRGLAEVASKYLQKGKLVYIEGKLRTRSFEDREKVKKYVTEVVAENFTILGRKSDFEQTAVSSENAAAPKSETEYPDLTDPSGDLPF
- the mutY gene encoding A/G-specific adenine glycosylase; this encodes MSFQTEIVNWYFKNKRALPWRDTTDAYVIWLSEVILQQTRVEQGLPYFNNFLQNYPTVQDFAAATETQVLKLWQGLGYYSRGRNMLFTAKQVCELYNGQFPTSYNELIKLKGVGEYTAAAIASFSSNEARAVLDGNVFRVLARYFGIAEPINSTAGKKQFLELAQSLIEGQEASVYNQAIMEFGAMQCKPKSPACNNCPLERTCFARKHQQVASLPVKLNKLKKRTRYFNYFLCTDRENILVKKRNPGDIWQELYDFPLIETDKNYLEDQEQFSHMLKKAFGNDCKITALSQQKHLLTHQTIYVQFFGLDNYIINFNQNAEIKWVSLQEFDELPQPKVISSFVAKHLIT
- a CDS encoding tetratricopeptide repeat protein is translated as MKPKEEPKAAVPAGGQMAATETAAINLNEVSTTGKNLLSANLSAEITSLENAFKSAPEAKKAEAAKLLAQKWDDVEQAVPSALYLEIVAEKEQSLNNWLVTGDRFLKAFDNTRDSLLQPALLQKANTAYTHAAKIDSTSADAKTGLGITIVNGMGMPMQGIAMLMDVVKKDPKNLKANMSLGTFAIKSGQFDKAITRFNSIIAIKPTPDAYFYLGTAYENLGKNQEAIDAYLKSKKLAGNATLSKFIDDKVKALSSKN
- the glmS gene encoding glutamine--fructose-6-phosphate transaminase (isomerizing) — encoded protein: MCGIVGYIGHREAWPIVIKGLKRLEYRGYDSAGIALINDSGLNIYKKAGKVQELENFAAGKNLSGSIGIGHTRWATHGAPSDRNSHPHTSNNGKLSIIHNGIIENYATLKEELLTRGHEFKSDTDTEVLVHLIEEIYKNDNTDLLEAVRLALNEVSGAYAIVVMDEEQPGQLIAARKGSPMVIGVGDGEYFIASDATPIVEYTKNVIYLNDNEIAFLKRDELLIKRLDNVVQSPYIQELELKLEMLEKGGYEHFMLKEIFEQARSIRDCMRGRIYPNEGKVQLGGIKEYADKLKNIDRIIIVACGTSWHAGLVGEYLIEEYARIPVEVEYASEFRYRNPIITEKDVVIAISQSGETADTMAAIEMAKEKGATIFGVCNVVGASIPRLTHAGVYTHAGPEIGVASTKAFTAQVTVLTLMAFYMAQQKGTLTHSKLVELLTELDCIPEKIQMALESNEMIKEISEKFKDSRNCLFLGRGSGFPVALEGALKLKEISYIHAEGYPAAEMKHGPIALIDEEMPVVVIATKNSSYEKVISNIQEVKARKGIVLAIVTEGDIEVRKMADYCIEIPDASEAFLPLLATIPLQLLSYHIAVLRGCNVDQPRNLAKSVTVE
- a CDS encoding HU family DNA-binding protein, producing the protein MTKADIISEISTKTGIEKVDVQETVEAFFKVIKNSMIGGENVYVRGFGSFVVKKRAQKTARNISKNTAIIIPEHFVPSFKPAKVFVDKVKNNSKKLSVEA